From a single Bacillus gobiensis genomic region:
- a CDS encoding fructosamine kinase family protein — MTTTKSISRIIEKIDPELLINRISPQHGGDINDAFFVETNKEPLFIKTNSGVPKDFFEKEAMGLEELRSSGAVNVPNVLLYNQETENEQYLVLSYVSGNKEPATEAKLGQQLARMHQVTKSFYGLPYSNYLGTFQQESGEYEKWVDFYREKRLLPQIEIAVKKGYLKAAQKERHLQLLTRLEEWIPADPGASVLHGDLWGGNWIAGNKGEPYLIDPAVIYGDREMDLAMTALFGGFGSSFYKAYEAESNSKLNQEIWPLYQLLYLYMHLNSFGVSYLGATERIVQRFLG; from the coding sequence GAATTTCTCCTCAACACGGGGGCGATATTAATGATGCCTTCTTCGTGGAAACAAATAAAGAGCCCTTATTCATTAAAACAAATAGCGGCGTTCCGAAAGATTTTTTTGAAAAAGAAGCCATGGGGCTGGAAGAATTAAGATCTAGCGGGGCAGTTAACGTTCCAAATGTGCTTCTATATAATCAAGAAACAGAGAACGAGCAATATCTTGTTCTGTCATACGTTTCGGGTAATAAAGAACCTGCAACTGAAGCAAAACTCGGTCAGCAGCTTGCCAGAATGCATCAAGTTACAAAATCATTTTATGGCTTGCCCTACAGTAATTACCTTGGTACTTTTCAACAAGAAAGTGGTGAATATGAGAAGTGGGTCGATTTTTACCGTGAGAAACGGTTACTCCCGCAAATCGAAATAGCTGTAAAAAAAGGATACTTAAAGGCTGCACAAAAAGAACGTCATCTTCAACTACTAACAAGGCTTGAAGAGTGGATTCCTGCTGATCCTGGAGCTTCTGTCCTCCATGGTGACCTATGGGGCGGAAATTGGATAGCAGGGAATAAGGGAGAGCCTTATTTAATTGATCCGGCCGTGATATATGGCGATCGCGAAATGGACCTAGCGATGACAGCCTTGTTTGGGGGATTTGGCAGCTCCTTTTATAAAGCGTATGAAGCGGAGTCAAATTCCAAACTTAATCAAGAGATTTGGCCATTATACCAGCTTTTATATTTATATATGCATTTAAATTCTTTCGGAGTGAGTTACCTCGGAGCCACTGAACGAATTGTTCAACGATTTTTGGGATAA